In Campylobacter sp. RM16187, the DNA window TTTTTCATTAAATTTGAAATAGGAAAAAATCCGTCACATTGGTTTATCAAATTTTTATATAAAATCAAATTTATCCTATATTTTACAAACTTAAACAATAAATTTTTGCCGCGAATTTTAGCCTCATGATAACTTCTATAAAAGTGCGGGAAGCTAAGCTGAAAATAGAGTTTAAAGTCATATTTCTTTTTTAGTTTTACCGCATTTTTTAAAACATCTAAAAAATTTCTAATGATTATAAAGTCTACGTTTTTAAGATCTAAAAAATGCTGATTTATAAGTTCTAGCGCTCTGCTTCTATCTTTTTTAAGTATGAAAATTTGATTTTCTTTGATTGTAAAACTATCGGTAAAATATACGCAGTAAATTTTAAAATATCGTTTTAAAAATCCGTTTATAACATTTTCTATAAAGCTATGATTAAATTTTTCATCCTTATCGCTAATAAAAAGTAGAGTTTTCATCTGATCTTGCCGTATAAATTTTTAATCATATTTTATATTTAGTTTCTTTACGACTTTATCGCCGATATAAAGCGCATCTGACTCCACATCCTTTGACACCAACGATCTTGCTCCTATCACGCTATTTTCACCTATTGTAACTCCCATTAAAACAAGGCAATCACTAGCGATCCAAGCATTTTTTTTGATAATAACCGGCGCTTTAACGTGAATTCTTGGAAATTTCTTATAATCAAGCTGAGTAGAGTAAATCTTGGCAAAACTGGAAAGAGTTACAAAATCCTCCAATATTACCTTATCTCTACAATTTATAAAAACTCCCTCGTTTATTTTGACATTATTACCAATGATTAAATTTTTAGGATCGCCTAAAACCTTAAACCAGCCAAAAGCTTTTGATTTTTTACCTATACTAGCACCTAATATTTTAAGTTTTAAAAATTGAAGTTGATAAAAAAACATAGATATTTTTTCATAATTTTTATATAGCACCCATAATCTCCTTGAGGCTTTCATAAACCTCCTGTGCGGTTATTCTCTCCATCAAATAACCGTAGTCCTTATGCTTTGAATATGTATTGTCTACATCAAACTCCACTTTCAAAAACCTATGCAGATGAGTATCAAAATCTGGCATAAGACAACGAGGATCGGTAACTCCAAAAAGAGCTACAAAAGGCGTTTTTAATGCTGCGGCAACGTGAAGAGGACCTGTATCTGTAGTAATTAGAGCATCAAGCCTGCCTATAAGAGCAGCCGCCTCGCTTATACTAAATTTACCTGCTAAATTCATTACTCTATCGCTATTTAAAAGCATTTCGAGTTCTTTTGTCATATCCCTTTCTTTAGGACTTCCTGTTAAAACTATACGTATATTCTCATGTTTTAAAAGTAGTCCTGCTAGCTCTTGCCAGCGATTAATAAGCCATAGTTTAGATTTTACACTGGCTCCCATTTGAAAACCTACTATTTTTTCGCCTTTTTTACGATTTAAAACTCTATCCACGTTCTCAAAGCCACTATCTTGTAAAAATAACTCCATACGAGTATCAAAGCTATTGATACCTACAAATTTAAGCTGTTCTAGCCTATTTAGCACCACATATCTAGGTTCTCCGTAAGGAGTCGGCGGATTGGAGTGAAATTTATTAAAATCGTTTTTAAGATTAGGAAGTTTAAAAATATATTTTGCTCCGCTTAAAACTGCAAGCGGAGTCGCTTGAGGTTCGTTTGAATGAAGCAAAAACGCTATATCTATCTGCTTTGTTTTTAAAATTTTTGCAACAGATAAGAAATTTTTCCATCGTCCATTAAATAGTACAATCTCGTCCAAAAATGGATTATTTTTAAATAGATCTGCATTAGATGGATTTAGAATGGCTATTACTTTCACATTTGGAAAATTTTGTTTAAAGACCCTAAAAACCGGAGTGCTAAAAAGAGTATCGCCAATAGCTGTATTGCTAAAAAAACATACCGTTTTAAATGGCTCATCCACTAAAGCACTCTTCTTTATCCCTTTTTCGCTAAGTATAAATTTAATAATTCTCTCATAAATTTTCATATAATTTTTCAGTATCCTTTACCATCTTTTCTATAGAGAAATTTTGCTCCACATACTCTCTTGCGTTTTTGCCAAGCCTAACTCTTAGATTCTTATCTTCTATCAAGGTTTTTAAGGCTTCTTTTAGACTCTCTTTGTCTTCACTTTTAAATATAAGACCGGTATTTTTATCGCTTATCGCCTCTATTATACCGCCTGCATCGCTTCCTATGCAAGGCACCGCGCAACTACTGGCTTCCAATATAGCGGTTCCTAAGGCCTCCATCTTAGAAGGCAAAACAAATATATCAAAACTAGGCAAAATTTCGCTTACATCACTTCTATTTCCCAGCATAAAGATATTTTGCCTATCTTTTATTATAGCCTTTAAATTCTCCTCTCCAGGTCCGTCTCCGACGATAACTAAAGCCGAGTTTTTTAAATTTAATTCACTAAAAGCCTCTATTAAGAGTTTGTGATTTTTCGCCCCTCTTAATACTGCAACTATGCCTACCACAACGCATTCTGCCGGTAATTTTAGCTCTTTTTTTATATCTTTTTTAAAATTTGGATTATACTTATTTGTATCAACTCCGGTATAGATCACATCTATTAGGCTCTCTTTAACACCCTTTCTTATAAGGCTATCCTTGGTTGCCTTAGATACAGCCACAACTTTTGTGCTGATATTATAACTAAAGGGTGAGCTTATAGGAGTTTGAAGATGCCTTGTGCGAACTACTTTTTTCCCGGTTAATTTACCTACTATTGCACCGATATTTCCGTCTTTTCCCGAGTGAGTAGAGATAATATCTATATGATTTTTTTTCACAAAACGGCAAATTTTAAAAATTTCAAAAATATTGTATATCTTTTTTAGATTAAACTTTACAAACTCGCAATATATCTCTTTTTCAAAGCTCTTTGAACCCTCATTTAGTCCGTAAAATACTTTAAATTTTGTCTTGTCAAGCCCATTGATCACACGCTGTGTGCGATGCTCCTGCCCACCAAAACCAAGAGAGCTTTCAAGCTCTAAAATATTTATCATCTATAATACCTTTACGATATGCTATTGCACAAATCATACCAAAAAGCAGATAGAAAAATTTAGCTTCACTATCTCCAAAAAAACTTCCGAAACAAAGACTTGCGACAAAGCCCAATCCCCCAAAAAACGAGAAAAATCCAAATATTTTAAATCTGCTATCATTGCTATTTAATAGCATAATAGATATTTTAAAATAGTAAAACCAAAGAGCTAAAAATAACAAAAGCCCAAATATACCGAGTGAAAAAAAGATACCTATAAACTCGTTATGCACCTGAGAATATACCACAAATGGCCTGTTTTGCTCATCCATAAGCCTAACTATGCTTTTACCATATAAAGATCTTCCGTATCCGGTCGGAATAAATGGCTCATCGATTCTATATAAAATAGCCGATTTCCACATAGATAACCTTGTGGCGATAGAGTAATCAAGCCCATGCTGTTCATAATCTCTCATCTTAGCCGGAGTCTCCTTTAAAAGACTCATATACTCATTTACATGAGTTAAATTATATCTACTTGAAAAATTATCTGAAAATTTATAAAAACTCACCGCAGATAGTGCTAAAATGATGAAAAATATAGCCCTTGCCACTCTTTTTTTAGGCATAACCGTAAATAAAAATACAAAAATTAAAATCACACCTACATATGTGGCTCTGG includes these proteins:
- a CDS encoding acyltransferase, giving the protein MLYKNYEKISMFFYQLQFLKLKILGASIGKKSKAFGWFKVLGDPKNLIIGNNVKINEGVFINCRDKVILEDFVTLSSFAKIYSTQLDYKKFPRIHVKAPVIIKKNAWIASDCLVLMGVTIGENSVIGARSLVSKDVESDALYIGDKVVKKLNIKYD
- a CDS encoding glycosyltransferase family 9 protein; this translates as MKIYERIIKFILSEKGIKKSALVDEPFKTVCFFSNTAIGDTLFSTPVFRVFKQNFPNVKVIAILNPSNADLFKNNPFLDEIVLFNGRWKNFLSVAKILKTKQIDIAFLLHSNEPQATPLAVLSGAKYIFKLPNLKNDFNKFHSNPPTPYGEPRYVVLNRLEQLKFVGINSFDTRMELFLQDSGFENVDRVLNRKKGEKIVGFQMGASVKSKLWLINRWQELAGLLLKHENIRIVLTGSPKERDMTKELEMLLNSDRVMNLAGKFSISEAAALIGRLDALITTDTGPLHVAAALKTPFVALFGVTDPRCLMPDFDTHLHRFLKVEFDVDNTYSKHKDYGYLMERITAQEVYESLKEIMGAI
- a CDS encoding glycosyltransferase, giving the protein MINILELESSLGFGGQEHRTQRVINGLDKTKFKVFYGLNEGSKSFEKEIYCEFVKFNLKKIYNIFEIFKICRFVKKNHIDIISTHSGKDGNIGAIVGKLTGKKVVRTRHLQTPISSPFSYNISTKVVAVSKATKDSLIRKGVKESLIDVIYTGVDTNKYNPNFKKDIKKELKLPAECVVVGIVAVLRGAKNHKLLIEAFSELNLKNSALVIVGDGPGEENLKAIIKDRQNIFMLGNRSDVSEILPSFDIFVLPSKMEALGTAILEASSCAVPCIGSDAGGIIEAISDKNTGLIFKSEDKESLKEALKTLIEDKNLRVRLGKNAREYVEQNFSIEKMVKDTEKLYENL
- a CDS encoding O-antigen ligase family protein; protein product: MSKYLNLVDYSKILFFGIYIFVLPISHVTAVQSISLGLFAFLVLFNDYKNFVFKDILAIKNILIILIGLLLLSYLSLFYSVDIGQSFKEINSELLKNIIVMLFVFLYFKSLPEHLLEFYMRLIYISIFVHMLINIYIWHHFGFEFSVNTRMGGLLDGALEQGGGAGERFGIWVTFFLAFALSLWYFSDRKFAILVLFLALINIIANQTRATYVGVILIFVFLFTVMPKKRVARAIFFIILALSAVSFYKFSDNFSSRYNLTHVNEYMSLLKETPAKMRDYEQHGLDYSIATRLSMWKSAILYRIDEPFIPTGYGRSLYGKSIVRLMDEQNRPFVVYSQVHNEFIGIFFSLGIFGLLLFLALWFYYFKISIMLLNSNDSRFKIFGFFSFFGGLGFVASLCFGSFFGDSEAKFFYLLFGMICAIAYRKGIIDDKYFRA